The Homo sapiens chromosome 16, GRCh38.p14 Primary Assembly genome includes the window TCAGCTGAGTGGGgtagagggtggggaggggagagcagaGGCAGATGGCGCTCCTTCTTCAGCTCCCCTAAAGCCCCACCCATGAGGCCTCGGTGCATGTGGCCACCCTTGCTGAGGGCTTAAGGAGGGTCTGGTGACGCAGCAGTGCCTCAGATGAACCTCAGAGGGCTCTCGGGGGTCCCCTTCTCTCCCTGGGCCTTTTCCTATGAGTCCCCACCCTCGCCGCTCTCCTACTCTGCCCTCCCcattccctctttcctctctgcaTTGATATCTTTCCTCCCCACCCCTAAGCCCTGTCAGCACAGCCACTGCTTGGGTGACCTTGAAACCTGCTGATCCCTTGGTGTGTACACCTGTGACCTCTGTCCTCACCCCCCACTCCTGCAGCCTCCTGGCTACCTCGCAGTCTCTTCCCCAGCTTTGTGGCCCCAGGGCTCCTGTGAGTCCTTGAGTACTCTTCCTGCAGAGACTGGCATGGCCGGCTCTCTCGGTTCCTCGGGGTCTTAGCTCAAATGTTTCTGATTCCAACTCTGAGAGGTCTTCGCTGGCCTCCTGGGAACATCACTTCCCtcctgtgccttggttttctcctTAGCCCCCATCACAGCTGGgcacactgttttgtttttgtctttctagtTTAGTGCCCACCCCTCCTGCCTACGTGCAAGCTCCGTGGCTGCAGAGATTTgcatctattttgttcactgctgtgtcccctTGCCTGGCCTGGGGCCGGGTACTCAGTAGGCACTCAAACATTACCTGGGCAAATGAAACCAAGGCAGACCCCTCCCCGAGGCCCTTAGGAACACTCGTGTTCACCTCTGGTGCTTGCCTGGGGGTTCCTCCTGGGGAGGCCCCCATGTCGCTAAGCCTTTTGCCAGGCCCAGAAGTGGCTCCTGGTGACTGGACCCCAGGAGGCAAGCCCCCAGCCAGGAGAGAGCCGGGTGCACCCtggagggtggggggaggcggcTGTCGTGAGAGGTCCCAGCCCCACATCTTCCAGTGACCAGGCCCTTCCCTCACCCTGCAGGCCAACGAGTGCATGCGAATCAAGATCCTCGGCGACTGCTACTACTGTGTATCGGGCCTGCCCGTGTCGCTGCCTACCCACGCCCGGAACTGCGTGAAGATGGGGCTGGACATGTGCCAGGCCATCAAGTAGGTCCTGGGCGGGCCCAGGCCCTGGGTCCTGCCCTGTGGCGGACCCTCCTGGGCATGGTAGGGGATGTGTCATTCTCAtgtcacagatggggaaactgaggctcgggggGTTGGGGGTGAAAGCAGCTTGCCTGGACCACCCAGCCTGCTGGAGGATTCAGACTTCATCTGTTTGCGTCCCTCCCTGTGGTGCTGCCTGTGACTCTGAGTCCCAGAAAGCATCTCCGGAGCTCAGAGCTGGGTGATGTGAGGTCAGGGCGGTGGGCTCCGCTCCCCTCAAGGATGGGGTCTTAGCAACAGCAGGAGGCTTCAGGGTAGGCAGCCGGGGGACCTTTCCGACCCAGGGGTCGACTCCAAGGCTCCATCTGCTTCCTGCTCCCCAGTGAAGATCCTGGAGTCAGGCTTGGTCCTGAGGCTGCGGGGAGACCCCCCGCTCCCCTCTAGGTCCCCTGTGGCTCTGAGCAGCTGGGGTCTGTGGGAGGAATTTGCCGAGAGGGCTGTATGGGGAgagggccaggcaggcccagccaGGCTGACCAGTGTGGGGCAGAGCAGGGCCCGGTGGGGCTGCCCGTCCTGGATATCAGGCCGTGTTCCAGCCTGTCCTTCTCCTGAAGTCCTGCCATAGGTGGCTGGTGTTGCCAGAAAGAAGCCTGGGCAGAGCTGGAGGGGCCTGGCCTGCACCACtgcctgtgtgacctcaggctgGCCCCTGCCCTGTAACAGGCGGAGGTTGTACAGGCCCTCGTGCACCTCTGGTTCCGACCCTGGAAGGCTTGGTCAGTGCCCAGCCTTGTTGGTGGACACGTGGTGCCGCTTGTCATGGGGACTCAGGCTCTGTTCCTGTCTTGGGCGTCCCCTGTGCCCCAAGGAAGCTCTCCCGTGGGGCTCTGCTCCTGTGCTCAGTGGTGCTAACAACTCCCAGGGCCCCTGCTTCCCAGGGATTGGGGGGGCATAGAAGGTGCCCATGGTCTGGGCCCCTGTGTTCCTTGTCTATGCTAGGTTTTGGGTGGTTCCTGGACCCCCTCTGTAGACGCcagtaaactttatttatttatttatttatttgagatggagtctcgctgtgttgcccagagcgtatctcggttcaccacaacctctgcctcctgggttcaagcgattctcctgtctcagcctcccaagtagctgggactacaggcgcctgctaccatgcccggctaatttttatatttttagtagagtcagggttttgccatattggccagggtggtctcaaaactcctgacctcaggtgatctgcctgcctcagcctcccacagtgctgggattacaggcatgagccaccacgcccggcccccagtAAACTTTTAAAACCCAGCCGGTGCTGCTGGGCAGGGAAAACACCCAGTGATGGTATTTTAGGTCCATCAACATGGGCTGTAGTGACTAGTTGGAATTCCTCCTCCCTCCTACCTAGTCCTTGAGGTCAGCTGTGGCCACACCTACTTGTATGCTCCTGGGGATGGGGCACTCAGCTCTTCCTGAAGAGGCAGCCCCATCAGGCTGAGAACATTCTCTCCCGTGGGCTGAGCGCCTGCCCTGTTCCCACATGCTGCCCTGTACCCACCCCACACCTGGGAGCTTCAGCCTGTCCCAGGGCTTAGGCAGGGCTGGGGTGACTGGGCCACTCTGCCCCAGGCAGGTGCGGGAGGCCACGGGCGTGGACATCAACATGCGTGTGGGCATACACTCGGGGAATGTGCTGTGCGGGGTCATCGGGCTGCGCAAGTGGCAGTATGACGTGTGGTCCCACGACGTGTCCCTGGCCAACCGGATGGAGGCAGCCGGAGTACCCGGGTGAGGCTGGGCTGGGTAGCCGCAGGGACAGAGGCCTGGGGCTGGCTGTGGATGGAGGGTTCTGcggttgggggtgggggtcaggtgtggagggagagatgAATGTAGAAAAGCTGGCCTGGGGCCCAGGCCTGCCTGCTGTGCATCCCTGGGTGGATGCCAGCCCTCTCTGGGCCCCAAGGCTCTGCCTGACTTGGGTCTCCCGTAGCCGGGTGCACATCACGGAGGCCACGCTAAAGCACCTGGACAAGGCGTACGAGGTGGAGGATGGGCACGGGCAGCAGCGGGACCCCTACCTCAAGGAGATGAACATCCGCACCTACCTGGTCATCGACCCCCGGGTACGAGGGCTCAGAGGCCGCAGCTGGGGGGGACCCGGAGGGACTGGAGGGGCCCTGGAGAGCCTGGCCCGCACCTTGGAGGAAACCCccatgtggagggagaggtggggaagGGCCCTGCCTGGGCAGGAGTGAGCTCCCTGTTCCCAGGCACATTCTAGGCACCGAGTAGCCACTCCCTGGGCCTCCATTCTTTTCTATGTGATGGGAAAACAGCGCCTGCCTCACCAGAAGGAGCTAATCCGAGCGAGGCCTTCACAGTGCGCCTGGCACGTCACAGCATTCTATGTATTCTCGTCACTCTTGGTTTATTTTCCATGAGGTGGTTATTAATCTCCCAGATTTCCGAGAGACACACTTTCAAAACAAGCTTTGGATGAAACTCAGGAAAGCAGGGAGTGGCCTGGGAGCCACTGGGCAGGAGCCTCTGAGTGTCCTGGGTGCTGACTGCAGGTCCCCTGGTGGCTCCAGGACCCCACGGTGGAGGAGGCAGTTCCACTGCCCTGGCCAGGTGGGGCCCGCCTTGGCCTGTCTGCTGCCCGACCCTGGCCTGCTTCAGGGAGTCCGGCACGTCTGGCCACTTCTCTGTGAATCATCCATGAGGCTTGCTCAAGAATGTCGGCCCAGCCAGCGAGTGGCTCCTTTCACTCTGGTCCTCGCTATGCCTTGGGGCTGGCCCGACTGCCAGACCCTGGGGGACCAAGGGCTGGCCTGTGAGCCTCCCTACACATCTGCTGGCCTCACTCTGCCCCCAGCACCCCCAGTGCTGCACCATCCATACTGAGCCAGCATCTGGGAAAACCCCTGCCGGTACCTGTGTCCCATTCCACCACCCTCCTAGAATAGGGCCCTGATCCTCGCCCTGTACCCCGGCCCTGGCCCCGCCCCTCCAAGCCCCTTCCCCTGCTCTCCTGTCCCCCTCACCCCACCTGGTCTCCTCCTGCCCTTCCACTACCAGGGTGGTGGCACCCGCAGGTCCCTGCACTCAAAACACTCCTCCCTCCGTCCCTAATGCCCTTGcttgtttatccattttccttGTCTGTTGTCAGCATGAGTGCCATGCCGGGGGGCTCCTCCTCTCCAGGCTGCAGCCCCCCACCCCGTGCTGAGATGGATGCCCGGCTCGAAGCTAGTGCTCAGATAGCCCTTGAATGAGTGAAGCAGAGCTCCTCACCCAGGAGGCTCCAAAATCCACCCCCGCAGGCTGCCAGGTTGAGCAGGGAAAACTGCAGGCTGCCTGGGCCgacttgaatttcagataactGTAAATCATGTTTCGCATAAGTGTTGCACGCAGTACTCAACTGGACAGTTGTATTTATTTGGCGGCCccaccttccccccaccccaccctaccccaccctCTTTTTTGTTTAACTTCATTTATCCACGCAGTTGAAAGTTCAAAAGGTGTGAAGGGCGTGTTGTAGAAAGACTCCTTGTCCCCAGCCGGCACATCTCAGAGGGGACCTGTGCAGTGAGTTTCTTGTATTCCCTCCACAGGGATTTTCACGGACACCGAGTGAACTGCGAGTCCCCCCACCCTTCTTGCTAAGGTGGCAGTGGCGGGCCCCATGGTCGCGCACCCTGCATTTTTCCTACCTTGGGGACATCCCTCCTGTGTGCAGGGTGCTCGTCTGTAGCTCCTGTTTTTGACATGGAGGTGGATTTTCTGCACTGGCTTCTATGGGCTCTGCCTTACGCCATTGCTGTGTGGCCTGGCTGGGGCAAGGTGGGCTCCTGTGGACTGGATGGTGGCTGCAGCTGCCCCCGTGGGGCTCATACCAATGCCATGCCCATTCCGAGTAGGCATGTGTTTGCTCAGAACTGAGGaatctgatttttgtttctgctttttatttgtttctcaggGGGCTGGGGTGTCTGGATTCTCTGCTAAGTGCCAGTGACCTTGAACTTGAGTGGCTAGGTGCTGTGTAGGCAGAGTTGTCACAATGGAGGAGGGGACAGAGAAACGCATCCACCCCCACCAGGTTGCTCACCACAGGGCCAGCGCGCTCTTCCTGCTCTGGGACACTCACCGAGGCTGAATTCCACGTGGCTCCCGTGGCTAGGCAGATAGATGCAGCTAAGggcttaaaaatgtttctatccCAAAAGGAGGTGAGAGGTTTCCAGGAAAGTTGCGCTGTGGCTTATCGAGTGCTTGTAGCTGTGGAGGCTTGTCCATGGGGTGTTTGTGGGGCCCTAGGAGACAGGACTTCCGGAGGCAGAGGAATGTTTCAGGGGCTAAGGAGAGACTCAGCAGACCTGGAGCCCGCTTAAGCTCATCTCTGGTGGCCTTGTGGGTCTTTCTCTTCCCTGTCCCTTTTCCAGTCCTGTCTGGCCACCCCAACTGGCGAAGGCCTCAGGCATGTGTTCTTGGATCGGGGTGGGGGTCTCAGGTCTGTGGCATGAGTGGGGGCGGGTAGGGCTGGCCGTGCATTCAGGGCCTGGCTGAACTACTGAGTGTCCAGCATGAGGCTGGGTCTCGCAGGCACGTGGCAGGTCATGGCCCTGTGCCATCTGCGGTTGGGGGCCACACAAGTGGAACTCCCTGGATCGCTGCCCTGGGGGTTGGCTGGCCTCTGGCTTGGCCATTTCTCGGGGCGGCTAGCACCCCTCTTCCTCCTGGCTGCTTCTCACAGGAAGGAGCGAATGCGTGCCGGCCACACGTGGGAGGGCAGGGTAGGATGCCTGTGGCTTTCCCAGGCGCCTCCTGGGGAGGAGCTGATGGGTGCTCAGGCCCCAGGGACTCTCTGGTTCCAAGGAGCCTCAAGGGCAGTGGGGCCTCGGGCTTGGGACCCAagccctgcctctctccctggggaggcagagcaggGTATGGGGTTGGGTACAGTGGTGGGTACTTGCTAGCCTCTTCTCGGCCTGGGGAAAGGCCAGGGCACCGAGCTGGGACCCCATATGGCCTGGCCTCAGAGTGCACCAGGCTTTGGCTGGCTAGTCCCCAAGGGCAGCCGCTCTCCAAGGGGACTGCGGGTTGAGCAACttctttgctgtttattttttcacGGGCTCAGGGCGGCGTCACACTTCAGGGAGAGCTGGATGGGGATGGCGGCCCCTTCCTGGGCCGAGAGGGGAGGAGGTGGCACAGGCCCATGTCCATGTCTGCCCGCAGAGCCAGCAGCCACCCCCGCCCAGCCAACACCTCCCCAGGCCCAAGGGGGACGCGGCCCTGAAGATGCGGGCGTCAGTGCGCATGACCCGGTACCTCGAGTCCTGGGGGGCGGCACGGCCCTTTGCACATCTCAACCACCGTGAGAGCGTGAGCAGTGGTGAGACCCACGTCCCCAACGGGCGGAGGCCTAAGGTAGGTCCCCCTCCCACCCAGAAAGCCAGGGATTGGGGCCCCAAGCCAGGAGCAGGAGAGTGAGTGCTGAAGATCTCCTGCCCTCTCAGCCTCActgtccccatctgtaaaatggccacAGCCTCTGCCCCACCTCCTGGGGCTGGAGAGGAAGCAAAGACATTTGGAGAATACTCCGGGATGGCCAGGAACATCCCTGTCCTCCTTGATGCCTGGACCACGCTCAGCTATAGTCAGGATGTCTGTGGCTTGGACGACCCCGACACCTTGTCCTGTGTATCAAGTGCCGGAGGGGCTGAACCTGGCCCAGCAGTGGCCTTCAGGGCCCAGTGTTCTGGGGAATGACTGtatcctttcctcccttccctttcagAGCGTTCCCCAGCGCCACCGCCGGACCCCAGACAGGTGCGTGCCCTGCCCTCCTGGCCAAGTCCTGCTGCAGCCACCTCCTCCAAGCAGGCTGCCCTGAGCAGCCTCTGTCCAGTGGGCAGCTCCGCAAGGCCCAGCCCAGGACCTCTGTGAAGTTGGCCAGGGCTTGGGTCAAAGCATTTCTAGGAACCAGAGTTTCCTGGCCCCTGGCCCTTCTGCATGGCCACATGATGGAGCACCTGTTGTATGGTGCCCTGGCGGGGTCAGTGGAGTCGGTGGAAGGGAAGGAGATGACTGTGGGTGTCCTGGTCCCCATGCCAATCCCGGGGGTGTAGCCGAAGATGCCTTAGACTGGGGCTCGGGTCTGCCCTCTGCCTCTGGCTTGGCTGCTGGCCAGCTGGGCCATGCTGGGCCATGCTGGGTCCTCACtcgccctctctgggcctcagtgggACCCACCCATTCCTTCACCATCCCACCTGAGGTTCTGGGACCCCACTGGTGTCTACGTCCACACCCTCCTCTGGGAGAGTTGGAGGTGGTCGCTGTGCTGATGCAGTTGTGGGTATCTGATTCCAGAAGCATGTCCCCCAAGGGGCGGTCGGAGGATGACTCGTACGATGACGAGATGCTGTCAGCCATTGAGGGGCTCAGCTCCACGAGGTGAGGTCTGAGACCTCTGTCCAcccccctctcctctccccctcgGATAGGGGTCCCCTATATGGGCAGGCCCATCTCATACCCCATGCCTGGTGGCCCAGCCTTGTTCCTTCCCCCTGCCTGCTGCCACCTCCTGAGGGAATGGACCCCTTCCCAGCCCCCATCTCACCGCAGCTGCCCCCGCCCACAGGCCCTGCTGCTCCAAGTCCGATGACTTCTACACCTTTGGGTCCATCTTCCTGGAGAAGGGCTTTGAGCGCGAGGTGAGGGCCCCCAGCAGCCTCCTCCGCAGAGGGACGGGGTCTCCAGGCCTGGGGTAGGGTGGGGGACGCAGGTCATGGGGCAGCCTGCGTTCCCAAGACCGGCTAGGGGAGGGGCACTGAGAATCCACAGCTGCTCCTGGGcggggggcaggggcggggccagTGCAGCACCAGCCTGGCTCTCTCCTGTCGGCTTCATTCCATGACCCAAATGCACCATCAGAGATTTGCCTCCATGGGTCTGCAAGACTTTTGCTCCGTCCAGTGCCAAAGCCTTAGCAGATCCTGGCATGGATGCCTCAGGCTGATGGCACCGGCCTTGCAATGAGACGAGAACCCAAAGCTCAGTTATCAGTGTCCTGTCTTGCTGCTATGAGCTTTTTGTACTGATAACGACCATTTCTTTACTGAGCGCCTTCTGGGTTCTGGCAGCATCCTCGGCACCCACATTATATAATTTAACCGTCACAACGGCCAGCCCAGGGGTGCTGCTATACCACTTCACAGAGAGGAAACTGGCTCTCAGAGGCTTCAGAGCCTGTCCCCAGCTTCAGGTGTGGCTCCCTGAGTTGGGGGCTTCCTAGGTGAGGTCACGAGGAAACCTGCTGGCCAAGTGACCTGGCAGGGTGTGGCCAGTGTGGCCAGGGCCGCCGAGCCTGCTTTCCTTCCCTGCAGCAGGAACCCTTCTGGGGCTGTGATCCTGCGATGGTgcctgggtgggagtgggggtggggggcgggatGGTCTCCCTACCTGCCAGCTTCTTGGTTTGAGGTGAGGACAGCCCCGGAAGCTCAGACTTGGCTCCTGTCCATGTACTTGGGGCCATGAGCTCTGCAGGGACCTTGGAAAGAGAGAGACGGGTGGTGTAGGGCAGGGGAAGGCATTGTCTTCAAACAGGAAAAAGCTGAGAATGGAAACAGGCGAAACTTACCAAGTGTAACATCACCTGGAACTGAAGGAGGGTGGGaaggttttaattattttaaaaatagagatggggactcactatgttgcccaggctggtctcaaactactgggctcaagtgaacctccttcctcggctcccaaagtgctgggattacaagcgtgagccactgtcccagCAGGGaggtgttttttttaaagctgattcACTGGAGGCAGGGTGGGCAAGTGGCACTGCTGGTGGCCACCCCTCACAGTCCCTGCTGCCCCCAGTACCGCCTGGCACCCATCCCCCGGGCCCGCCACGACTTTGCCTGCGCCAGCCTGATCTTCGTCTGCATCCTGCTCGTCCATGTCCTGCTCATGCCCAGGTCAGTTGCAGGGAGGGGTGTGGGGGTCCGGCCTGCTGGGATCCAGGCTGGAAGGTGACTATGAACCTGCAAGGAGCTGTGTGATTTGGGCTGGAAGGGGTCGGCTGCTGGGGTCCTAGCAACTGGACCAGGGGCTGTGGCAGCACACCTTGAGTTACCAACACTTCTTTTTAATAGAATGTGTGTTTTCTGCCACAGGCCTCCCTACTCCCTAACGTCTCTCTCCTCAGCCACCTGTCATATGTGTGGCCTGCATGCATTTTGGTTGACAGCCCTTGCCTTAGGTGTTTGGAGTGCTAGGAGGATAGACTCTGAAAACTGTAGGCGCCATCCTTTTTCTCTTATATATAGGGAAATTGGGGCACAGAGGATTAATGATTTATCCAAAACTCACTGAGATTCATGCTTCTGGCTCTAGGGCCCTGCTGGTGGGGTATAGGGATGAGGGTGAAGTCAGAGGGAAGGGGGATCTAAGGTCAGCTACTTGGTGCTTTCTAGAAGAGCAGTTAGGCCGAAGCATCGACCAGGATTGTGGTTTTGGCTATGCTTACTAAAGACATAATAGGGAGGCTgtgcgtggtgactcacgcctgtaatcccagcactttgggaggctgcggggcgaatcactcgaggtcaggggtttgagaccagcctggccaacatggtgaaaccccgtctctaccaaaaatacaaaaattagctgggcgtggtggctggcgcctgtaatcccagctactcgggaggctgaggcaggagaatggtgtgaacctgggaggcggaggttgcagtgagccgagatcatgccactgcactccagcctgggtgacagagtgagactccatctcaaaaaaaaaaaaaaaaaaaaacgaagaaagATGTAATAGGGAATGCGTTTTTACAGTTTTTTCTGAGTCTAAAGGCTGCAGAGACATTGCTCATTTCTTATACACTTGGACCAAAAAGAGTGATATGGTCTTGACCTCAATCTTCATAATCTAGCTGGGCCCTGTGTATTGCCCATGGGGCAGCTGGGCCACAGTTTTCACAGGTCCCCTTTGCTGTGGGCAGAATACCAGGTAGGGTGGGGACAGGTGGCTGTGAGCCAGAGGATTGGTGGGGGCGGTGGTCCTGGGCAGAAGGCCCTAGGCAGAACTGAGgttcttccctcctctccaggACGGCGGCACTGGGTGTGTCCTTCGGGCTGGTGGCCTGTGTACTGGGGCTGGTGCTGGGCCTGTGCTTTGCCACCAAGTTCTCGGTAAGTGGGGAGCTCTGGCCCCGCgggccctccctccctgcctcaggACACCTGCCTAGGAGCCCTCCCTGGTGAGCTTGGCTGGGCTGAGCCCCTGCTCTGGTCAAGGTTGGGTGCCCATCTCTCCTGCCTCGGGGACAATTTCCTGAGTGCCCTGGAGGCTTCTCCCGAGGATACCCCTCCCCAGGCTGCCAGCGACCAGCCCTCCTTGCCCAGGCTGTTGGCTCTGGGTGACTTGACCCTGTTACCCCACAGAGGTGCTGCCCAGCTCGGGGGACGCTCTGCACTATCTCTGAGAGGGTGGAGACACAGCCCCTGCTGAGGCTGACCCTGGCCGTCCTGACCATCGGCAGCCTGCTCACTGTGGCCATCATCAACCTGGTGGGTCCCGTGGTGGGGAGGCAGGCCTCCGGGGTAGAGGGAGACCTCCAGATTTGGGACGCCTACAATGTGGCCTTAAAAGCTGCCTCTGGTTGTCCTCTCCCCCGAGCTCAGCAGGTGGATGTGGGGGGTTCCCCTTTGTACACTCAGGGCTCCTCACCTTTGGGTTCTCAAATGCGGACTTTGGGGGCCCAGAGAGCTTGTGTGGCCAGCTCCAGGAGGATGTGATGCcttgagccaccacatcctgACATCCCATTCATTCTTCACGGCccttctgagactcagtttcccctctCAGGGATGAACCCTTGCTCCTCTGCTGGGGCTCAGAGGCTCAGTGCTGCAGAAAGCAGCCTGCGGGACACTTGTCCACCTCTCTCCCAGACCCCGCATCCTGGGCTAGGGCCTCTCCCTCACCTCTCTGCCCCGGACCCTGGGTTTTTGGAATGTGTTCCTGTGACCACCTCCCTCAGGGTCACCTGGGGAGGCTGAAAATGTTGGTCCCGGCCCCTCCCCCTGGCTGCTGCCGCTCTGGGGGTGTCTGCACCCTCATCTCCTAGCCCCTCTGCCCTCTGAACCTGACGGCTGCTGTGGGGAGTCGGCACGGCGGCTTGAGCCGTGCTCAGAGCTGATCCCAACGTGAAACCTCAGGCTGCTGTGATACTCATGGTTGCCTGGGGCCCACCTTGCATGGCTTGGGCAGGTTCCAGCGTTCTTGTCCCTGGACTGATGGGGACCTGTCTCCTCTACAGCCCCTGATGCCTTTCCAAGTTCCAGAGCTGCCTGTTGGCAATGAGACAGGCCTACTGGCCGCGAGCAGCAAGACAAGAGCCCTGTGTGAGCCCCTCCCGGTGAGTGCGCCGGGCCCGGCTCCGTGGCCTCATTCAGAGTGGGGCTGCTGCTGCCAGAGGTGTAGTTTGGACCCTCAAAGCATGGGTGCTGACCCCTGAGAGCACAGCATGTGGAGGCTGAGAACAGCCTCTCCTGCAGAGCTGGGAAAGCAGGGTCCCATGGGCCCAGCTGGCCTCTGGCCCAAGGGAGTGAGGAGTCCTGGCCTTGGCAGGCTTGGTCTAGGCTGTGTGGGTAGGCAGGGAGTGAGGGGAGCATCTGGCCTTGTGCGGGTCTCTGGTCAGGGCACTTCCTCTCTGACAGGCCTGTCACTATTTTATACACGAGTATGCACAGCTCAGGGAGGGGCTTCATTAGGTGATGGCGCCAGGGCAGGCCCAGACAGGCTGATGGCAGAGGTCAAGGTCTCTGCCTGGAGGGCCTTGCAGACAGCAGACTCTGCAGCTTCAGAGGCTGGCAGTGCAGTGAGCTGGGCTCTAAAAGGCAGAAAGGTTCTGGGACAAGGGACAGCATGGGAAAAAGCCGAGGCGTGTGTTGGGAGCAGTGGGGTTTTGGGTGGGTTGTCTCCtggagagggagtggggagaacTGGGAGATGGAGCCGGGGGCAGGCTTGATCCAGACTGGGAGGTGCAGGAATGCCGGGGTGTGAAGAGCGTGGTCTTTATTCTGGGGGCTGGGGAGCCACAGCACAATCTTGAGCAGGGCAGAGGTCCTTTGGGAGGGTAAGCTCACAAAAACTCAGGGAGGCAGCTTGGATGCATGCACGCTCCGGCCTTGACCTTGACTGTGGTCTGTTGTATCCACAGCACCTGCATACTGTTTTTTCCCGTTTAAATGAGCTCACTTCataagaaataaaactacagTGAAAACAACACTGGACACTCTTAGGTctcattgttttttgttgagaAGGGAGGTGGTAAGGCAAGAGCGTGATGCTGAGGTGCAGGGAGTGGGGCTCTGTGGTATGTGCTGGGCTGGAGGCGAGAGTACGTGGTGGGGTGGCCCTGTCCTGAGTGACACCCTGCCCCCTCAGTACTACACCTGCAGCTGTGTCCTGGGCTTCATCGCCTGCTCGGTCTTCCTGAGGATGAGCCTGGAGCCAAAGGTTGTGCTGCTGACAGTGGCCCTGGTGGCCTACCTGGTGCTCTTCAACCTCTCCCCATGCTGGCAGTGGGACTGCTGCGGCCAAGGCCTGGGCAACCTCACCAAGCCCAACGGCACCACCAGGTGGGGTCCCGCCCGTCCCCGTCCCCATCCCCATGGTGGCCTGTTCATCTGGTGCCTGCCTGCTCGCACCAAGGGGCTTCTGTGTTCATGGGGAGTGGGCACCTTGCAGGGCGGGGCTGGCAGATGGTGTCCAGCGCTCAGAGCCGAGGAATTCACTGGCAGGTTCTTTAGGAAGTCCCTAGTCTGACAGAGGCCACCGGGTCATCCTGTTTCCAGGCCAGTCTagtggtggggagggaaggaggctgcAGCTCTAGCTCTGTGCCTCTCAAGGCCACATCCTGGGTCTCGAGTTCTGGAAGGAGCAGTTGCTTCCATCTCTTCCTGGACAGGTGGTGATACCTgaggctggcagggctggggtgtGTGGTTCTAGGGGTTCTGGGTCCCAAGTGGATTAAGGAGCGGACCTGGCCCCCCTAAACAAAAAAGCTGGAAGCCTGGGACCCAGAACAGAACCTGCTCCTGTGGGTCTGCCCCGCACCTGCAAAATCCTTATGCCACCCATCCACCCCACCCCGCCTGCCACTGACCCTGGCTCACCAGTTCTGGGCTCCCTTCAGGCCCTCATCACAGCTGATTCTGGTCATTCAGGGGTGAGATCAGAGGTCTTCCCCACAAGGGCTCCCCCAtctccctgcccacctctcccctcccccctttATAATACCCCAAAGTTGTCTTGTTTTCTACCCACCCCATTAGAATCAATTTTCCCCTTTCCCCTGGGTGTGCGTGGCACCTGGAGAGCATGACTCAGTGGGTTGGAGTGGTGAGTGCTGGGAGTGACTTGGGCCTCCCTTCGCATTCAGTGGCACCCCTAGCTGTTCCTGGAAGGACCTGAAGACCATGACCAATTTCTACCTGGTCCTGTTCTACATC containing:
- the ADCY7 gene encoding adenylate cyclase type 7 isoform X3; this encodes MQDASRDLFTYTVKCIQIRRKLRIEKRQQENLLLSVLPAHISMGMKLAIIERLKEHGDRRCMPDNNFHSLYVKRHQNVSILYADIVGFTQLASDCSPKELVVVLNELFGKFDQIAKANECMRIKILGDCYYCVSGLPVSLPTHARNCVKMGLDMCQAIKQVREATGVDINMRVGIHSGNVLCGVIGLRKWQYDVWSHDVSLANRMEAAGVPGRVHITEATLKHLDKAYEVEDGHGQQRDPYLKEMNIRTYLVIDPRSQQPPPPSQHLPRPKGDAALKMRASVRMTRYLESWGAARPFAHLNHRESVSSGETHVPNGRRPKSVPQRHRRTPDRSMSPKGRSEDDSYDDEMLSAIEGLSSTRPCCSKSDDFYTFGSIFLEKGFEREYRLAPIPRARHDFACASLIFVCILLVHVLLMPRTAALGVSFGLVACVLGLVLGLCFATKFSRCCPARGTLCTISERVETQPLLRLTLAVLTIGSLLTVAIINLPLMPFQVPELPVGNETGLLAASSKTRALCEPLPYYTCSCVLGFIACSVFLRMSLEPKVVLLTVALVAYLVLFNLSPCWQWDCCGQGLGNLTKPNGTTSGTPSCSWKDLKTMTNFYLVLFYITLLTLSRQIDYYCRLDCLWKKKFKKEHEEFETMENVNRLLLENVLPAHVAAHFIGDKLNEDWYHQSYDCVCVMFASVPDFKVFYTECDVNKEGLECLRLLNEIIADFDELLLKPKFSGVEKIKTIGSTYMAAAGLSVASGHENQELERQHAHIGVMVEFSIALMSKLDGINRHSFNSFRLRVGINHGPVIAGVIGARKPQYDIWGNTVNVASRMESTGELGKIQVSLPFQVTEETCTILQGLGYSCECRGLINVKGKGELRTYFVCTDTAKFQGLGLN